The genomic stretch ATTTGATGTAATTGAAGTTGCTAAGAAGATTCTTCATACTCATAAAAAGGACTCTGAAAATATTTATGAAAAACAAGCGTATGTTTTTTATTCTTATGTAAATAAACACGAAGATGAAAAATTCTTTGGAGATAAAATTATCGAGTTTGCTATAATGTTGCCTTTTGAGTATAAATTTCAAAAAATCAAAACTTATAAAAAAAACAACAAATATTAAATAGGTAATTATCATGTAGATGATCTTATAGCTAGGCCTTTTGACATTAGCACTAGGGGGGCAAAAATGGTAAAATTCTGGAACTACTTGGGAATTAAAGAGTTTTTTTTGAGACATATTGTAAGTTAATACAAACTGCTAAGTCAAACGACATTATAAACTATGGAGATATTGCAAGAATTATAAATCTACGAACATCGAGTAGCCATATGGCTAGAGAAGTTGGTGAAATGTTGGGAACAATTTCTTCAATTGAGTACAGATTTAACAGACCAATGCTAAATCTTGGAAAATTTATTACTGGGGGCATCAAATAGATGACACAACATTAAAATAGGCCGAACTCTATCAAAACATTGCAGAGCCTATTGTCATCTATTAATGGGGTCATCAAACACTCGACATTTTAGGGGCTCAAAACCCTTGATATTCAAGGAGTTTCAATGTCGACTAAAAAGCGCTCCCATTAATAAGATTTCGGTTAGGGCCTGGATTTCGAGTTCTTTTTCGGCCAGGAGCCGTTTGAGGCGAGCGTTTTCGGCGAAAAACCGCTTGAGGCCTTTGGCTTCGGTTTTATTTGAGGCCAGGCTCTGATGGAATTTACACAAACGGGTAGACAGTTCCTTTATGGGGAGAAGACCTGTTTCAAAAAGGATAGATTTATATGAGGTAAATGGTTATTTAATTTGGCCAAGCCGTGTCTGACTGGAGCCCCTACTCGAGTAAAGTTTACTCCTTGTAGGTGCCTCACCCAGGAAAGACGACTGTCTGGAAAGATAGTCCCCAGGTAAACAACTATAGCGCAGGCTACCACCACGGCCTTAAGAAATCGCCTCAGCCGAGACTCATAGGGAAGGCCAAATTCGTAAAGATAAAATCGATATCGGGCCACGGGCTGCCTCCTGGGATCTTTTATCTCTTATCGGTCTTTTGTCTTATTATTATAACGTTTCTTCCAGAGCCTTCTGAGATCTTCCACTGTTCGATAGGGAACCCTTAAATTGCCCCGCCCAAAAGCCAACTTTATATGGGGTTTGTTTGCCCCATGAAAGTCTGTCCCACCAGTCTCCACCAAGGATAGATCTTTGGCAATCTGATGACATAAAGCGGTAAAGGCCTCGTCATGATCAGAATAATAACTTTCTATACCATCTAGCCCTTGAGCTACCAGGTTTGCGACAAAGGCCTTAAGGGCCTCTGGACGAGAGATGTTCAAGGTTACTGGGTGGGCTAATACAGCTAGCCCTCGGGCCTTGTGGATAAGGTCTATGGCCTCGGGAGCCGAGAGCCTTTCTTTAGGAACATAGGCTGCGGCCCCCGTCTTTAAAAAGCGTTCAAAGGCCTCATGGATGTTTGCACAGACCCTTTTCTCCACCAACAGGCGGGCGATATGAGGGCGACCTATTTGGCCCCCGGCAATAGCCTCCACCTCTTCCATGGTAATATCTATTCCCAGCTCCTGGAGTTTACGAATAATTTTTGGGTTTCGCTCCGCCCGGGCCCGCTGAAGGTACTCAAGCCGCTCCCTCAAGTAGGAAGATTGATAATCAATGAAATACCCCAGGATATGAAATGTTCCTCCTTCATAAAGGGCACTGAGCTCAACGCCGGGGATAAACTCTACTCCTAAAGCTCTGGCAGCTACTTCGGCCTCGGCCAGCCCTCCGATGGTATCGTGATCCGTAAGGGCAACGGCCGCCAGTTCCACCTTCTGGGCCATTGATATCAGCTCTTCAGGACTTAAAGTTCCATCAGAGGCCGTAGAATGAGTATGAAGGTCAACAATTTTGGACGGCATAAATACTCCTTGCATTTTTCGAAGTTGATAGACTAACAAGATTAATAGCGGGCGGCGGAGAAGGAAAGCCCCAATTTCAGAGAAAGGAGGTTCAAATGAAGATCGAAAGAATTCTTTTCCCGGTAGACTTTACCTCAGCCTCGACAAAAGTTCTGCCTTATGCCCTTTATCTGGCCGAAAAGCTGGGGGCTAAACTTTATATCCTCTACGTGGTGGAAGATTTATCTCGTTACACCAGCATTCCTGTAGCCCACGTAAGTCTAGCCTCCTTTGAGAAAGAGCTAGAAGAAGCGGCGGGCAAAAAAATGGAAAGTTTTGTCGAAGAAAATCTTCAGGGCTTTTCAAATTATGAGACCCATATCACCAAAGGCGATGCCGCCGGCGAGATAGTCACCTTCGCTAAGCTGCATGATATCGACCTCATCGTAATGGCCACCCACGGTCGCAAGGGTTTGGAGAAGGCCCTGTTTGGAAGCGTTACCGAAAAGGTGCTGAAGATCTCTCCTGTGCCGGTACTCACGGTCAACCCGGAGCAGGTTCGTTCTTAGGCTCCCCAGCCGCCGCCGCCAGGGGTACGGATTTCAAGGATGTCCCCGGGAAGGGCTTGAAGATGCGTCTTCCCGGGGAGAATCCTCTTTTTGCCCCCACGGATGAAGACATTCTGGCCCCTGCGCCCAGGAGCCCCTCCCTGTAGCCCATAAGGACAAAAACGCCGCCTCTCTGAGAGAATAGTCACCTGGGTCGGCTGGAGAAACCGATAGGCCCTGATGATTCCATCCCCACCCCGAAAACGGCCCCGGCCTCCCGAGCGTTCTCGGAGACGATATCTTTCCACAAGCAGGGGATAGATCTGTTCCAAGGCTTCGATAGGGGTGTTTAGGGTATTGGTCATGTGGGTGTGAACCCCTGAGAGCCCCGGGGCGCCGAAGCGGCCTCCCATCCCCCCACCGATAGTCTCATAATAGGTAAGCTCACCAAAGCCCATGGCCACATTGTTCATAGACCCACAGCTGGCTGCCGGAATCCGTTCGGGTATAGCCTGAGCTAAAGCCCCCAGGATGACATCCACCAAACGTTGAGAGGTTTCCACGTTACCAGCGGCTACAGGGCTTGGATATCTGGCATCAACTACCGTTCCAGGCTTGGTAAGCACCCGGATAGGCTCAAGAGCTCCAGCATTTATCGGCATCTCTTCCGGGCTGAGAGCTAAAAATACATAATAGACTGCGGCGGCGGCCACGCTGGCTACTGTATTGATTCCGGTAGAGGCTGCTTTATCGGAATCAGACAAATCCACTATCGCCCGGCTCCCATCTATAGAAACCCGGGCGACAATCTTCACCGGTTCTTTGCCCAGCCCATCATCGTCCAGGCAATCTTCAAAAAAGTAGTGGCCATCCGGGATTTCGGAAATAGTCTCTTCCATCATCTGTTGGGCATGGAGAAACAGACCTTCGACCCGTTCAATAAGGGTCTTGATGCCGTAGGCCCTAATCATCTCTTTAAGCCTGATCTCTCCTCGCACCAGAGCGGCCTGTTGGGCCGTAAGATCCCCCCTTCTTTCCTGGGGATTGCGTACCTGAGAAAGAAACCAGGCCAGAAACTCTTCGTTTATTCTCCCCTGGCGCTTAAGATGTTGAGGTCTGATAAGAACACCTTCTTCTGAAATGTGGCTGGCCAGAGGCATGGAGCCCGGCATCTTGCCACCTACATCAGCATGATGGGCCCGTACCAGAAGGAAAAAAAGAGGTCTATCAGCATCGGCAAAGACCGGTTTAATCAAGGTGATATCCGGCAAATGGGTGCCCCCAGCGTAAGGATCGTTGGTGATAATTAGGTCTTCAGGGACAAAATCTACCTCTTTGAGGAGGGCAGCCATGGTGGCCGGCATAGCTCCCAGGTGGACAGGGATATGGGCCGCCTGAGCCACCAGTCGCCCCCGGCCATCGCAGATGGCGCAGGAAAAGTCTCTGCGCTCTTTGATATTGGCGGAGAAGGCGCTTTTGCGAAGAACAATTCCCATTTCCTCGGCCACCGCCGAGAAAAGGCGATCAAATATGCTTATCTCTATGGCCTCTTGCCCTCGCATAAGAGCAACCTTATCAAGGCGTTGACAACAGCCGCAGCTACCGGGCTGCCTCCCTTGTTGCCCAGACAGGTAATGAAGGGAAAATCCATCAGACTAAGAAGTTCTTTAGCCCGGGCCGCCTCGACAAAGCCCACCGGGCATCCGACCAAAAGTCCCACCTTGAGACGTCCTTGGTTTATCAGTTCAAGGGCCCGAAGAAGAGCCGTAGGGGCGTTACCAATAGCCATTACTGACCAAGGCCTTTTTGAGGCCAACTCTACAGCGGCCTCAGCCCGCGTGAGCCCCCTCTGACGGGCCATATCCATTACTGTTGTCTGGTCTATAAAACAGCAGGTTTCAAGGCCTAGCCTCCGGGCCGAAGGCGCGATAGCTACCTCCACCATTCGAACATCACAAAAGATAGGGTTTCCTTCTCGCAGAACCCTTAGACCAACCTCAATGGCCCTGGGGTGAAAGCGAAGATTTCGGGCAAAATCCAGGTCGGCAGTAGCGTGGATGACTCGCAGGACCACCTCTCCCTCCGGGCCAGAGGGGAGTTGGGCTCCCAGCTCTCTTCGGATAATGGCAAAACTTTCCTCTTCGATGGCCCGCCCTTTAGAGAAATCCGAAACAGAAGGAGAAACTTTGGTCATAGACAGGATTAGGCGGCTTCCTGTTCCGGGGTCTTTAAGAGATCCTGCCACCAAGTAGGCAAAGCAAAAGAGGCTTGGTGAACTTCTGGATTATAATAACGACCGCTAACCTGCCTTTGAGGCCGACGAAGATCGACTTCAAGCTTGCTAGCCAACACAAAGGCGATTTCATCGCCATAGGTGGGAACCGGAGCCCTATAGATACCGACCTGGGGGAAGACACGACGGGTACGGCGATAGGCCATGGGCATGACATGAGGAATCGTCCGAGGAAGGGAGGCCTGCTGAACCATCACCCCCCAGGGGGTGAGAGCCTCCCGAACGTGTCGATAGAAGTCTTCCTCAAAGAGGATTTTGGCCGGTCCTACCGGATCGGTACAATCCACCAGGACAACATCAAAGGGATGGGACTTCACCTCTTCAGAGGCAACGTAGGAGGCCCCATCACCAAAGATGAGCTGGACCCGCGGATCATCGAAGTCACCGGAGATCTCCCGGAGATATTTCTGGCAGGCTCTGAAAACAGCCTCATCAACCTCGATCTGGACCACCCGTTCGATGGAGGGGTAGCGTAAAATCTCACGAAGACTGCCACCGTCTCCCCCACCGATAATAAGAACGCTTTGGGGCTCCTTGGAGACCACAGTCAGGGGAACATGGACCAGCATCTCGTGGTAGATAAATTCATCACCCTCGGTGAGCTGGACCACGCCATCCAGAACGAGGAAACGCCCCCAGAATCGATTCTTAAGGATTAACAGATGCTGATGGGGAGTTCGCTCTTCGTAAAGCGGCGTAACCTCGTAACTGTGCAGATAACCCGGCGCAATTTTTTCCGACCACCAGTAGTTAGTCAAGTCTCCTCCAGCTCTACCAATTGCCCTCTTTTCATCTCCAGGGCATGGACATACTGCGGCTGAAAGGCCTCTTTTAGACGCTCAAAGACCTGGTAGGCCTCTTTTTCATCAGAGGCGAAGACGTCAATGGCTGCGTAGCCATTTTCTGGCCAGGTGTGGATAAAGATGTGGGACTCAGGAAAGGTGGCTTTGGCCGAGACCCCATAGGGATTAAACTGGTAGCTGACCACTTCCCCACCTTTGTCTTTGCCCCCGGCGTACTCCAAAGCCAGCTCCACTTTCCCGGCATCGGCCAGAAGATGGAAAGGAGAATGCCACATTTCAATCAGCAGGTGGGTGCTGATGTAACAACTGGGGGCCGTATGGGCCTCCTGGGTGGGCAACTTCTCAACCTGACAGACAGGGGCCATCACTGCCATAGCTCACCTCCCCCCAGGCCTTAGCCCGGTCTTTTAAGAAAATTTAAGGCTCGTAACTGTTTGGGGAGCCCAAACAGCCAGAGCCCTTGATCTCAACGGTGGTCGGGACGGGCGGATTTGAACCGCCGACCCCCTACACCCCAAGCAGGTGCGCTTCCAGGCTGCGCCACGTCCCGGCCAGCTCCTTTTTAATCAGCAGGAAAGGTTTTGTCAACAAGGCCTGGAGACCGAAAGCCCCGGGATCAGCCCCCTCTGAGAACCGCCACCCCCAAAAATAAAAAAGGGAAGATCAGACCTAAAATTTTTTACAAATAGCCGATATAAAAACGTAGAGGTGGTTAATAAGGTTTTTTAGGGGATACTAGGTAATTTTGCCTAGTATTTCTCCTGATCTGGTCGTCGTCTCTGAAAAAAGAACTGCCGCCGGCAAAATCCCAAAAGGAGGTTTAGTTATGTGGGTATCTGGTTTAAAAAAACTAAACATTAGTGTCTTTTTTCAACTTCCAGTAAACGTCTTCCTGGTTCGTCATCTGCCACTGGGGCTCTATCGCCTTTACTTGTGGATGTTGGGTTTTCTGTTTCTTCTCTTTAAGGAAAAAACCCGCCGTAACGTAATTGTGGGGCTTAATTACCTAACCAGGGCCAAACCCCTCCCCCAAATGCTCCCTATCTATGTCCTTAAGACCTATCTCGGCATTTTTGAACATTATCTGGAAAAACTCCTCCTTGGCTATCGTCCCCTATCCGAAATGATCGACTTCCTCCGCCCCAGACTGAGGGTATCCAAAAGATATCTGCTTGATCAGATCAAGGGGAAAGGGGCCATTCTGGTCACCGGACATTTCGGAGCCGTGGAGTTTCTTCCCCTGGCCCTGGCCCTTTTAGGCCATAAAGTGGCCATCATTTGTCGTTTTAAGCGACCAGAGCTTAAAAGAGAACTCAGTCGGCGGGCCCAAAAAATGGGGGTTCAGATTATCGACGCCAATGAAGGCCACGTGGCCACTAGGGCCATTGGCCTCCTTAAACAGGGCTATATTTTGATCACCGAATGTGACGAATTTGAAAACTGGCGTCCCTATCCGGATCGCCACACTCTCTTTCTCGGAGCCAGAGTGCCTCTAGACCGAACCCTCGATATCTTCTATCGACGGGCCCGGTGCCCTGTACTCCTGGGGCTTATGCGTCGTGATGAAAATGGCTATACCCTCTGCCTTGAGCCCCTGGC from Thermosulfuriphilus ammonigenes encodes the following:
- a CDS encoding PHP domain-containing protein, yielding MPSKIVDLHTHSTASDGTLSPEELISMAQKVELAAVALTDHDTIGGLAEAEVAARALGVEFIPGVELSALYEGGTFHILGYFIDYQSSYLRERLEYLQRARAERNPKIIRKLQELGIDITMEEVEAIAGGQIGRPHIARLLVEKRVCANIHEAFERFLKTGAAAYVPKERLSAPEAIDLIHKARGLAVLAHPVTLNISRPEALKAFVANLVAQGLDGIESYYSDHDEAFTALCHQIAKDLSLVETGGTDFHGANKPHIKLAFGRGNLRVPYRTVEDLRRLWKKRYNNKTKDR
- the speD gene encoding adenosylmethionine decarboxylase, coding for MAVMAPVCQVEKLPTQEAHTAPSCYISTHLLIEMWHSPFHLLADAGKVELALEYAGGKDKGGEVVSYQFNPYGVSAKATFPESHIFIHTWPENGYAAIDVFASDEKEAYQVFERLKEAFQPQYVHALEMKRGQLVELEET
- the speE gene encoding polyamine aminopropyltransferase, producing the protein MTNYWWSEKIAPGYLHSYEVTPLYEERTPHQHLLILKNRFWGRFLVLDGVVQLTEGDEFIYHEMLVHVPLTVVSKEPQSVLIIGGGDGGSLREILRYPSIERVVQIEVDEAVFRACQKYLREISGDFDDPRVQLIFGDGASYVASEEVKSHPFDVVLVDCTDPVGPAKILFEEDFYRHVREALTPWGVMVQQASLPRTIPHVMPMAYRRTRRVFPQVGIYRAPVPTYGDEIAFVLASKLEVDLRRPQRQVSGRYYNPEVHQASFALPTWWQDLLKTPEQEAA
- a CDS encoding hydantoinase B/oxoprolinase family protein, whose product is MRGQEAIEISIFDRLFSAVAEEMGIVLRKSAFSANIKERRDFSCAICDGRGRLVAQAAHIPVHLGAMPATMAALLKEVDFVPEDLIITNDPYAGGTHLPDITLIKPVFADADRPLFFLLVRAHHADVGGKMPGSMPLASHISEEGVLIRPQHLKRQGRINEEFLAWFLSQVRNPQERRGDLTAQQAALVRGEIRLKEMIRAYGIKTLIERVEGLFLHAQQMMEETISEIPDGHYFFEDCLDDDGLGKEPVKIVARVSIDGSRAIVDLSDSDKAASTGINTVASVAAAAVYYVFLALSPEEMPINAGALEPIRVLTKPGTVVDARYPSPVAAGNVETSQRLVDVILGALAQAIPERIPAASCGSMNNVAMGFGELTYYETIGGGMGGRFGAPGLSGVHTHMTNTLNTPIEALEQIYPLLVERYRLRERSGGRGRFRGGDGIIRAYRFLQPTQVTILSERRRFCPYGLQGGAPGRRGQNVFIRGGKKRILPGKTHLQALPGDILEIRTPGGGGWGA
- a CDS encoding universal stress protein, which encodes MKIERILFPVDFTSASTKVLPYALYLAEKLGAKLYILYVVEDLSRYTSIPVAHVSLASFEKELEEAAGKKMESFVEENLQGFSNYETHITKGDAAGEIVTFAKLHDIDLIVMATHGRKGLEKALFGSVTEKVLKISPVPVLTVNPEQVRS
- a CDS encoding precorrin-8X methylmutase, translated to MTKVSPSVSDFSKGRAIEEESFAIIRRELGAQLPSGPEGEVVLRVIHATADLDFARNLRFHPRAIEVGLRVLREGNPIFCDVRMVEVAIAPSARRLGLETCCFIDQTTVMDMARQRGLTRAEAAVELASKRPWSVMAIGNAPTALLRALELINQGRLKVGLLVGCPVGFVEAARAKELLSLMDFPFITCLGNKGGSPVAAAVVNALIRLLLCEGKRP